Proteins encoded in a region of the Stieleria neptunia genome:
- a CDS encoding FG-GAP-like repeat-containing protein has translation MKSQRSLALGALLAIAVGCTESRQPPAVEVVARDPQNDSVDAALRESRIEDAQRLARDALIVSPDDPGVLTAAARATAAAGDRREAAELLARATRAAGFNPASRVEMAVRAFLEVGEAYPAIELLSQAVEAEPDRHALRRMLFGLLGEVGRTDLMQEHYEAIIRQRTFDVPVLLTCTDTSQRLFTAEAIEALIERNPNDHRLRLGLAQSMRDGRQFSAAESVLREIIRHHGDFAPAHAMLGRMPGIQQASDEAFEDWLTAALPHCRDQADFWIALGDRHFHLDDFSAALSCYAEAARLGPNMAVAWTQISQSIRQLQSRADPGKVLDEDAAEQIIQRADRRARHLFDLRMHLQRFGGSGERSQRAAADVARALSRLGRDWEAEAWSAIATTLPGETDPSLDALRRSIVADLRQNRAWQSLPDWDPLDEIAGNPVTDIDRTIEPVPSSNHRGLLGSAVPLRYVDETRSRRLVLPAIEYHDIASGLVHSMGSGGGTLDFDLDGRSDLTFSASGETPTPNSSRTSMLRNLDGQFADVTVACGCSSQNFGQGVAIGDYNEDGFADIFFANVGRNRLLRNNGDGTFSDDTRSLHTTAHQWTTSGAFVDLDRDGITDLIAVNYCDLTSDVDQPCRTDEGPAPCHPAKFPADRDQVWLGDGRGGFEPSFVDPLKRISPGRGLGILAGQLTDGSQSAFIANDMSANHLLEINPGGLAELAVPRGIAVDGQSLAQASMGIACGDFDGDSDLDLYVTGFAREYNIYYEQQAAGLWVDSTARQKLIEPTLMTVGFGAQAIDMDADGIDELAITNGHIGDFGPDQPPLEQPFQLMRRSTNGIFQPVELSDQSPYLATNHIGRALWKIDVDADLADDLIVTHQDAPPVLLANRTETDNRRIGIRCIGTASARDAIGAIVQFIAEGRRRRVWLLSGDGYMGSNERILKAGIGSSERVEDVTVTWPSGSVESFGGLDAGQTHLLIEGSAESFAAD, from the coding sequence TTGAAATCACAACGATCACTCGCATTGGGTGCCCTGCTGGCAATCGCCGTCGGATGCACCGAAAGTCGCCAACCGCCTGCGGTCGAAGTCGTCGCGCGCGATCCGCAAAACGATTCCGTGGATGCCGCCCTTCGTGAATCCAGAATCGAAGACGCCCAGCGGTTGGCCCGCGACGCGCTGATCGTGTCGCCAGATGACCCCGGCGTTTTAACCGCTGCCGCCCGCGCCACCGCCGCGGCGGGAGACCGACGCGAAGCCGCCGAACTGCTGGCCCGAGCGACTCGCGCCGCGGGGTTCAATCCGGCATCGCGAGTCGAGATGGCGGTGCGGGCATTTCTGGAAGTCGGTGAAGCGTACCCCGCCATCGAACTGTTGTCCCAGGCGGTGGAGGCCGAACCGGATCGCCATGCGTTGCGTCGCATGCTGTTCGGGCTGCTCGGCGAAGTCGGTCGAACCGACTTGATGCAGGAACACTATGAAGCGATCATCCGGCAGCGCACGTTCGACGTCCCGGTGTTGCTCACATGCACCGACACGTCACAACGACTGTTCACCGCCGAAGCGATTGAAGCGTTGATCGAGCGCAACCCGAACGACCATCGGCTTCGGCTGGGGCTGGCGCAATCGATGCGGGACGGACGTCAATTCTCCGCCGCCGAATCGGTGCTCCGAGAGATCATTCGGCACCACGGTGACTTTGCCCCCGCGCACGCGATGCTCGGTCGGATGCCGGGCATTCAACAGGCCTCCGACGAAGCGTTCGAAGACTGGTTGACCGCCGCCTTGCCGCACTGTCGCGACCAAGCCGATTTCTGGATCGCTCTGGGAGACCGTCACTTTCATTTGGATGATTTTAGCGCGGCGCTTTCCTGTTACGCCGAAGCGGCGCGTCTCGGCCCCAACATGGCGGTTGCCTGGACGCAGATCAGCCAATCGATACGCCAACTACAATCACGGGCGGATCCGGGCAAGGTCCTCGACGAGGACGCGGCTGAGCAAATCATTCAGAGAGCTGATCGACGGGCCCGACATCTGTTCGATCTTCGCATGCACTTGCAACGCTTCGGCGGCAGCGGGGAACGCAGTCAGCGAGCCGCAGCCGACGTCGCCCGTGCCTTGAGTCGTCTGGGCAGGGACTGGGAAGCCGAAGCCTGGTCGGCGATCGCCACCACACTGCCCGGTGAAACGGATCCTTCCCTCGACGCGCTTCGCCGGTCGATCGTCGCCGACTTGCGGCAAAATCGAGCTTGGCAATCGCTGCCCGATTGGGACCCCTTGGATGAAATCGCCGGCAACCCGGTCACCGACATTGACCGCACAATTGAGCCGGTTCCATCGAGCAATCACCGCGGCCTTCTCGGCAGCGCGGTCCCGCTTCGCTATGTCGATGAAACTCGCTCGCGCCGGCTTGTCTTGCCGGCCATTGAGTACCATGACATCGCATCCGGTTTGGTCCATTCGATGGGCAGCGGCGGCGGAACGTTGGATTTCGATTTAGACGGGCGCTCGGATCTGACCTTTTCCGCTTCCGGCGAAACGCCCACACCAAACTCCTCCCGGACGTCGATGCTGCGAAATCTTGACGGACAGTTTGCCGACGTCACTGTCGCGTGCGGTTGCTCGAGTCAAAATTTTGGCCAAGGGGTTGCGATCGGTGATTACAACGAAGACGGATTTGCTGACATCTTCTTCGCCAACGTTGGACGAAATCGGCTGCTACGAAACAACGGCGACGGTACGTTTTCCGACGACACCCGATCGCTGCACACGACGGCCCATCAGTGGACGACCAGCGGGGCGTTTGTCGACCTGGATCGCGACGGCATCACCGATTTGATCGCGGTCAACTACTGTGATCTCACCTCGGATGTGGACCAACCCTGTCGAACCGACGAAGGCCCCGCTCCGTGCCATCCGGCAAAATTCCCCGCCGACCGGGATCAAGTGTGGTTGGGCGACGGCAGGGGCGGATTTGAGCCGTCGTTCGTTGATCCGCTGAAGCGAATTTCGCCCGGTCGGGGGCTGGGGATTCTGGCCGGACAATTGACCGATGGTTCGCAATCCGCTTTCATCGCCAATGACATGTCGGCCAATCATCTGCTTGAGATCAACCCTGGGGGACTCGCCGAATTGGCGGTGCCGCGCGGCATCGCGGTCGATGGCCAATCATTGGCGCAAGCATCCATGGGGATTGCGTGCGGAGATTTTGACGGTGACTCGGATCTGGATTTGTACGTCACCGGATTTGCGCGCGAGTACAACATCTATTACGAACAGCAAGCCGCGGGATTGTGGGTCGACAGCACCGCCCGCCAGAAGTTGATCGAACCGACGCTGATGACCGTCGGTTTCGGCGCACAGGCCATCGACATGGACGCGGACGGTATCGACGAACTGGCGATCACGAACGGACACATCGGCGATTTCGGACCGGACCAACCGCCGCTGGAACAGCCCTTTCAGCTGATGCGGCGATCAACAAACGGAATCTTCCAGCCTGTCGAACTGTCAGATCAATCCCCGTACCTGGCGACCAACCACATCGGACGCGCGCTCTGGAAAATCGACGTCGATGCCGACTTGGCGGACGATCTGATCGTCACGCATCAGGACGCTCCACCTGTTTTGCTCGCCAATCGGACGGAGACCGACAACCGCCGAATCGGCATCCGCTGCATCGGCACGGCGAGCGCTCGCGATGCGATCGGGGCGATCGTGCAATTCATCGCAGAGGGGCGCCGACGTCGGGTCTGGTTGCTCTCCGGCGACGGTTACATGGGCAGCAACGAGCGGATCTTGAAGGCCGGGATCGGATCGAGTGAGCGCGTTGAAGACGTGACCGTGACGTGGCCGAGCGGAAGCGTCGAATCGTTTGGTGGCCTGGACGCCGGACAAACCCATCTGCTGATTGAGGGTTCCGCTGAGTCATTCGCCGCCGATTGA
- a CDS encoding PDZ domain-containing protein translates to MLRSLLILICFGASIASLHARDIFVSPAGDDANDGSAAAPVATLGRAQSLARQSAGTAPVTVSVADGVYYLPETLTFTAADSGAPDRPVLYRAENEGKAVLSGGTKLDLQWTPFRDGIFVSKTPSGLAIDQLFLAGRQQRMARYPNYDASQKTAAYQGFAADAFSKQRASGWADPTGGFIHAMHRARWGGYHYRITGKNSDGDVTYEGGWQNNRQMGMHKDFRMVENIFEELDAPGEWYHDADTNRLYFMPPQGVDLGRAKIEVVRLRHLIEFNGSADAPVRFITLQGFVVRHAARTFMETKEPMLRSDWTIYRGGAVLLSGSEDIRLLDFEFDQVGGNAIFVSDYNRRVVVKGCHIHDCGASGVCFVGDPDAVRDPLFEYRQKNDLVKVDRTPGPKSNRYPADCVVEDCLIHGIGRVERQPAGVQITMAQGITVRDCSIYDCARAGINIGDGAWGGHLIERCDVFDTVQETHDHGSFNSWGRDRYWSSDRSASQKIIDQEPQFPFLDAVETTVIRDSRWRCDHGWDIDLDDGSSNYDIYNNLMLSGGLKFREGFRRRAWNNITVNNGLHPHVWYNNSGDEVFSNIFMAAPKGVRAPTETARGKRVDSNLYFASTPGMNDRYADFGWDRHSIVADPLFIDPAGGDFRVRPESPAFDIGFENFAMDQFGVKKPSLKQIAATPEIPALEVKQELAKPRSDRRRVVTPQPTYWLGARVVDLKGSDFSAYGVSQEDGGVAISEIDPNSDAASAGLSDGDLIQGVNATPVKRVSDLLSAYQQAGDAALKVKVIRNQQPMELSLPNAPRIVFESAGTAEDFATLAPTGKPTGKVDANPSTRDAPPATLIDGKLQQSYGPVFANGVTTGGYRLDLGESKNVSSITSWSTNFNGVRGPQKLTLYGSDSSTDPGWDVADRSKFTPLTSIDTRRASHEVFNAVALQSKPGHFLGKFRWIIWSVQPVTDRAENTAFQELRAR, encoded by the coding sequence ATGCTTCGATCCTTGTTGATTCTGATCTGCTTCGGCGCAAGCATTGCCTCCTTACATGCCCGCGACATCTTCGTCAGCCCCGCGGGCGACGATGCCAATGACGGCTCGGCCGCTGCCCCGGTGGCGACGCTCGGTCGGGCGCAGTCTCTCGCCCGGCAATCAGCCGGCACCGCCCCCGTGACGGTCTCCGTCGCCGACGGCGTTTATTATCTGCCCGAGACGTTAACGTTCACCGCCGCCGACTCCGGTGCCCCCGATCGACCGGTCCTCTACCGCGCGGAAAACGAAGGGAAAGCCGTGCTCAGCGGCGGGACCAAGCTCGACCTGCAATGGACACCCTTCCGCGATGGAATCTTTGTCTCCAAGACCCCTTCGGGTTTGGCGATCGACCAGCTGTTTCTGGCGGGACGCCAACAACGGATGGCTCGCTATCCGAATTATGACGCCAGCCAAAAGACCGCAGCCTATCAAGGCTTCGCCGCCGATGCGTTCTCCAAACAACGCGCCAGCGGCTGGGCCGATCCCACCGGCGGGTTCATTCACGCCATGCATCGCGCTCGCTGGGGAGGCTACCACTATCGGATCACCGGCAAAAACTCCGATGGCGACGTGACCTATGAAGGCGGCTGGCAAAACAACCGTCAAATGGGCATGCACAAAGACTTTCGCATGGTCGAAAACATCTTCGAAGAATTGGACGCGCCCGGCGAATGGTATCACGACGCGGACACGAACCGCTTGTACTTCATGCCTCCCCAAGGCGTGGACCTGGGCCGAGCGAAAATCGAAGTGGTGCGACTGCGACACCTGATCGAATTCAACGGGTCCGCCGATGCCCCCGTGCGATTCATTACCCTGCAGGGTTTTGTCGTTCGCCATGCCGCGCGGACCTTCATGGAAACGAAAGAACCGATGCTGCGTTCGGATTGGACGATCTATCGCGGCGGCGCCGTTTTGCTCTCCGGCAGCGAGGACATCAGGCTGTTGGATTTCGAATTTGATCAGGTCGGCGGCAACGCGATCTTCGTCAGCGATTACAACCGCCGTGTGGTCGTCAAGGGTTGCCACATTCACGACTGCGGCGCCAGCGGTGTTTGCTTTGTCGGGGATCCCGATGCCGTTCGTGATCCGCTCTTTGAATACCGCCAGAAAAACGATCTGGTCAAGGTCGATCGCACTCCGGGGCCGAAGTCGAATCGGTACCCGGCCGACTGCGTGGTCGAAGACTGTTTGATACATGGAATCGGCCGAGTCGAACGCCAACCGGCCGGAGTCCAAATCACGATGGCACAAGGCATCACGGTTCGCGATTGTTCGATTTATGATTGCGCCCGCGCGGGCATCAACATCGGCGACGGTGCCTGGGGGGGCCACCTGATCGAACGCTGCGATGTCTTCGATACCGTGCAAGAGACTCACGACCACGGCTCCTTCAACTCCTGGGGGCGAGACCGCTACTGGAGCAGCGACCGCAGCGCCAGTCAGAAAATCATCGACCAGGAGCCGCAGTTCCCGTTCTTGGACGCCGTCGAGACCACGGTGATTCGCGACAGCCGCTGGCGCTGCGACCATGGCTGGGACATCGACCTGGACGACGGCTCGTCCAACTACGACATTTACAACAACCTGATGCTTTCGGGAGGCTTGAAGTTTCGTGAAGGCTTTCGACGTCGGGCCTGGAACAACATCACCGTCAACAACGGTCTGCACCCACACGTTTGGTACAACAACAGCGGCGATGAAGTGTTCAGCAACATCTTCATGGCCGCACCAAAAGGCGTCCGCGCCCCGACGGAGACCGCCAGAGGAAAACGGGTCGATTCAAATCTCTATTTCGCCAGCACGCCGGGAATGAACGATCGTTACGCCGACTTCGGATGGGACCGCCACTCCATCGTCGCCGACCCCTTGTTCATCGATCCGGCGGGCGGCGATTTCCGTGTCCGCCCCGAGTCGCCGGCCTTTGACATCGGTTTCGAAAATTTTGCCATGGATCAATTCGGCGTCAAGAAACCCTCGCTCAAGCAGATCGCCGCAACACCCGAGATCCCGGCGTTGGAGGTGAAGCAAGAATTGGCGAAGCCCCGATCCGATCGCCGCCGCGTCGTCACACCGCAGCCGACGTATTGGTTGGGGGCCCGGGTGGTCGACCTGAAAGGTTCCGATTTCTCGGCCTATGGAGTGTCCCAAGAAGACGGCGGTGTCGCGATTTCAGAAATCGATCCCAACAGCGACGCCGCCAGCGCAGGCCTGAGCGATGGAGACTTGATCCAAGGCGTCAACGCAACGCCGGTCAAACGGGTCTCTGATTTACTCTCGGCGTACCAGCAAGCCGGCGACGCAGCGTTGAAGGTGAAAGTGATTCGAAACCAGCAGCCGATGGAATTATCGCTTCCAAACGCACCCCGCATCGTTTTCGAATCCGCGGGGACGGCCGAAGACTTTGCGACGCTCGCGCCGACAGGAAAACCGACCGGCAAGGTCGACGCCAACCCGTCGACGCGTGACGCGCCGCCGGCGACGCTGATCGATGGCAAGCTGCAACAGAGCTACGGCCCGGTTTTCGCCAACGGCGTGACCACCGGGGGCTATCGCTTGGACCTGGGCGAATCGAAAAACGTTTCTTCGATCACCAGCTGGTCGACGAACTTCAATGGGGTCCGCGGCCCGCAAAAACTGACGCTCTACGGAAGCGATTCGTCAACGGATCCGGGGTGGGACGTCGCCGACCGATCCAAGTTCACACCGCTGACATCGATCGATACCCGTCGAGCGTCGCACGAAGTGTTCAATGCCGTTGCGTTGCAATCCAAGCCGGGACACTTCCTGGGAAAATTTCGCTGGATCATTTGGAGTGTCCAGCCGGTGACCGACCGAGCGGAAAACACGGCGTTCCAAGAGTTGCGGGCGCGATAA
- a CDS encoding AraC family transcriptional regulator yields the protein MNQSKRPRIALLVEASRAYGRELLRGVALFSRTRVEWSLLHQEMTLDSAIPDWIFSSRIDGVIARVDWHTIEPLRQLRVPIIDVRCNRKFTGVPQVETDNQRVAEMAFSHLWDRGFRRFAFCGFRFATYSDARLAAFQQLVDAANCPFDIYQSPGVPGTTLTQLEEAGVLELESLAKWLSTLSRPTGLFVCNDIRGQQVLNACRLSSIAVPDDLGVIGVDDDDALCLLCDPPLSSVRPNAEQVGYRAAEILQQMMNGLLPENEIEYVPPISVSERLSTKVVAVDDVEIARVCRFIRQNACSGINVGDVAEFTSLSRRQLERRFREVLGRTPHQQITLTQLERVKQLLLETDMTLEQIAAKTGYSHKECLGAVFKRETGESPGEFRSQQQANGDLLQTPAVSSKSR from the coding sequence GTGAATCAATCCAAACGTCCCCGAATCGCACTCCTTGTCGAAGCGTCACGCGCCTACGGGCGTGAATTGCTTCGCGGAGTCGCGTTGTTTTCGCGAACACGCGTGGAATGGTCGCTGCTGCATCAGGAGATGACGCTGGATTCCGCGATTCCGGATTGGATTTTCAGCTCGCGGATTGACGGCGTGATTGCCCGTGTGGACTGGCACACGATTGAACCGTTGCGTCAATTGCGGGTGCCGATCATCGATGTCCGCTGCAACCGAAAATTCACCGGCGTGCCGCAAGTCGAAACGGATAACCAGCGCGTCGCCGAAATGGCGTTCTCGCATCTGTGGGACCGCGGGTTCCGCCGATTCGCATTCTGTGGCTTTCGGTTTGCCACCTATTCCGATGCCCGACTGGCCGCGTTTCAACAGTTGGTCGATGCCGCGAATTGTCCCTTTGATATCTACCAGTCCCCCGGTGTCCCCGGCACGACGTTGACGCAGTTGGAGGAGGCGGGCGTGCTGGAATTGGAATCGCTGGCAAAGTGGTTGTCGACGCTTTCGCGACCGACCGGCCTGTTTGTTTGCAATGACATTCGCGGACAACAGGTGCTCAACGCCTGTCGGCTGTCCAGCATCGCCGTCCCCGATGACCTGGGCGTGATCGGCGTCGATGACGACGATGCCCTCTGTTTGTTGTGTGACCCTCCGCTGTCGAGTGTCCGCCCCAATGCGGAACAGGTCGGTTATCGGGCCGCCGAAATTTTGCAACAGATGATGAATGGCTTGCTGCCAGAAAATGAGATCGAGTACGTGCCGCCGATTTCGGTCTCCGAACGCCTTTCGACAAAGGTCGTGGCGGTCGACGATGTCGAGATCGCCCGGGTGTGCCGATTCATTCGACAAAACGCCTGTTCCGGAATCAATGTGGGCGATGTCGCCGAGTTCACGTCCCTTTCCCGCCGACAGCTGGAGCGGAGGTTCCGGGAAGTTTTGGGGCGCACACCACACCAGCAGATCACGCTTACCCAGCTGGAACGCGTGAAGCAGTTGTTGTTAGAAACGGACATGACGCTGGAGCAAATCGCGGCGAAAACGGGCTACAGTCATAAAGAATGCTTGGGGGCCGTTTTCAAACGCGAGACCGGGGAATCGCCCGGTGAATTTCGATCGCAACAACAAGCCAATGGCGATCTTCTCCAAACACCGGCAGTTTCGTCAAAAAGCCGTTAG
- a CDS encoding DUF1559 domain-containing protein, with protein sequence MTKARKAGFTLVELLVVIAIIGILVGLLLPAVQAAREAARRMSCSNNFKQIGLAIHNYHSTYKRIPAHGVGTTSFPSAGNAWWAANTLANNRRLSVLVGILPFIEQQSIWDIVSNPNDFDKDGVIDFQSMGPTPDQIDYQPWTMEIPGYRCPSDPGVGLPALGRANYAACLGDSTWQTMVGPWDGDLEEPVASVRFQRAQAGHRGFFKPRDARGRFRDVLDGLSNTIAMGEIGTYLGDNDARMVLPNDGSSLGNNNGSMNTIRDNPGACDDFVDPDRPRFWLNGGSRTTRARGFRWADFKQIFTGCFTILPPNGVYCSRHNGDDLTGTAPMSSRHQGGVHVLMGDGAVIFMSDSVEAGSRNQGDVWINGTGIRAPGSPSPHGLWGALGTRAANETIQEQLNQ encoded by the coding sequence ATGACGAAAGCGCGCAAAGCAGGTTTTACACTCGTCGAACTGCTGGTGGTGATTGCCATCATCGGCATCTTGGTCGGGTTGCTACTGCCGGCGGTCCAGGCGGCCCGTGAAGCGGCTCGACGGATGAGTTGCAGCAACAATTTCAAGCAGATCGGGTTGGCGATCCACAACTACCATTCCACCTACAAACGCATCCCGGCACACGGGGTTGGCACGACCTCGTTCCCCAGCGCCGGCAACGCTTGGTGGGCCGCCAACACGTTGGCGAACAACCGTCGACTGAGCGTGCTGGTCGGCATCCTGCCGTTCATCGAGCAGCAATCGATTTGGGACATCGTCAGCAACCCCAACGATTTTGACAAGGACGGCGTGATCGATTTTCAATCGATGGGGCCGACGCCCGATCAGATCGATTACCAACCATGGACGATGGAGATTCCGGGTTATCGTTGCCCAAGTGATCCCGGCGTCGGACTCCCCGCCTTGGGACGCGCCAACTATGCGGCATGCTTGGGCGACAGCACGTGGCAAACCATGGTCGGTCCGTGGGACGGAGACTTGGAAGAGCCTGTGGCGAGCGTCCGATTCCAGCGTGCCCAGGCGGGCCACCGCGGCTTCTTCAAGCCGCGCGATGCACGCGGTCGGTTTCGTGACGTGCTCGATGGCCTGTCCAACACCATCGCGATGGGTGAAATCGGAACCTATCTCGGTGACAACGACGCTCGGATGGTGTTGCCCAATGATGGCAGTTCACTGGGAAACAACAACGGTTCGATGAACACCATCCGCGATAATCCAGGTGCCTGTGATGACTTTGTCGATCCCGATCGGCCCCGGTTTTGGCTCAACGGTGGTTCGCGGACCACGCGTGCACGAGGTTTTCGCTGGGCGGACTTCAAACAGATTTTCACCGGATGCTTCACGATCCTGCCTCCCAACGGCGTCTATTGTTCGCGGCACAACGGCGACGACTTGACCGGGACCGCCCCGATGTCCAGTCGGCACCAAGGTGGTGTCCACGTCTTGATGGGCGACGGAGCCGTCATCTTCATGAGCGACTCGGTCGAGGCCGGCAGTCGCAACCAAGGCGACGTTTGGATCAACGGCACCGGCATCAGAGCCCCCGGAAGTCCCAGCCCGCACGGGCTTTGGGGAGCCTTGGGCACACGTGCGGCGAACGAAACGATCCAGGAACAACTGAATCAGTAG
- a CDS encoding sulfatase-like hydrolase/transferase has protein sequence MKQRRTVPLRQIQAFVVWIVVAFSAGVQAAEKPNVVLILADDLGYGDLGCYGHPVAKTPNIDALAKQGVRFTQHYSNGPECSPTRTALLTGRYQQRVGGLECAIGTGNVGRYDDAIRLAEQHDLGLPVADAVLPSLLKSAGYRCGIFGKWHLGYEPKFNPMQYGWDEFVGYLGGNVHYFNHRETSDLHVLFRGRQPIKREGYMTHLITDDGIDFIKRHKDQPFFAYVSHECPHFPYQGPGDKDKVVTEENWMAFDPPAYIAMLEDLDAEVGRILKTLEDSGVADNTIVLFVSDNGGFAGAGNMGPLRGSKGTTYEGGIRVPLIVRWPNRIAPGTVSSQVCVTFDLTRSILTLAGADVSGRKLEGIDILSHVADQREDIPRTLFWRGRRRNRTWTAVRNGDLKLVRKREGTDTTQWMYNLASDVGETDDLASSRPQAFEQLERLIQWWEGDVQPRR, from the coding sequence ATGAAACAGAGACGTACCGTCCCGTTGAGACAGATCCAGGCATTTGTGGTGTGGATCGTGGTGGCGTTTTCAGCCGGCGTCCAAGCGGCTGAGAAGCCGAACGTTGTCCTGATCCTTGCCGATGACTTGGGCTACGGCGATTTGGGGTGTTACGGTCACCCGGTTGCCAAGACGCCGAACATTGATGCCTTGGCAAAGCAAGGCGTTCGCTTTACCCAGCACTATTCCAATGGGCCCGAGTGCAGTCCGACTCGCACGGCGTTGTTGACCGGGCGTTACCAACAGCGTGTGGGCGGTCTGGAATGTGCGATCGGAACCGGGAATGTCGGGCGCTACGACGACGCGATCCGCTTGGCCGAACAACATGACCTGGGGCTTCCGGTCGCAGATGCGGTGTTGCCGTCGCTGCTCAAGTCGGCCGGCTACCGCTGCGGAATTTTTGGCAAGTGGCACTTGGGGTACGAGCCTAAATTCAATCCGATGCAATACGGTTGGGACGAGTTCGTCGGCTACCTGGGCGGCAACGTCCACTACTTCAACCATCGTGAAACGAGCGACTTGCACGTTCTGTTTCGCGGTCGGCAGCCGATCAAACGCGAAGGCTACATGACGCACTTGATCACCGATGACGGCATCGATTTTATCAAGCGTCACAAGGACCAGCCGTTTTTTGCCTACGTCTCGCATGAATGCCCGCACTTTCCCTACCAAGGCCCCGGCGACAAAGACAAGGTCGTCACAGAGGAGAATTGGATGGCGTTTGATCCACCGGCGTACATCGCGATGCTGGAGGATCTCGATGCGGAAGTCGGCAGGATTCTGAAGACGCTGGAGGATTCGGGGGTCGCCGACAACACCATTGTCCTGTTCGTCTCCGACAACGGAGGATTCGCCGGTGCGGGGAACATGGGACCGCTTCGCGGCAGCAAGGGCACGACGTACGAAGGCGGGATCCGCGTGCCGTTGATCGTCCGCTGGCCGAATCGAATTGCCCCCGGGACGGTCAGCAGTCAAGTTTGCGTCACGTTTGATTTGACGCGATCGATTCTGACGCTGGCGGGTGCCGATGTGTCGGGCCGCAAGCTGGAGGGAATCGATATCCTGTCGCATGTTGCCGATCAGCGAGAGGACATTCCACGCACGCTGTTTTGGCGCGGCCGCCGCCGCAACAGGACTTGGACTGCGGTGCGGAACGGCGATCTGAAATTGGTCCGCAAGCGCGAGGGCACGGACACGACCCAATGGATGTATAATTTAGCCAGTGATGTTGGTGAAACCGACGACCTTGCATCGTCACGCCCCCAAGCGTTTGAGCAGCTGGAGCGATTGATCCAGTGGTGGGAAGGGGACGTGCAGCCGCGTCGTTAA